A genomic window from Cyprinus carpio isolate SPL01 chromosome A2, ASM1834038v1, whole genome shotgun sequence includes:
- the LOC109056402 gene encoding dual specificity mitogen-activated protein kinase kinase 2-like isoform X2, protein MAPKKRPEPIVITGTGEAQTTSTSIDAASEANLEALQKKLEELDLDEQQKKRLEAFLTQKANLGELKDDDFHHICELGAGNGGVVNKVCHKPSGLVMARKLIHLEIKPAVRHQIIRELQVLHECNSPYIVGFYGAFYSDGEISICMENMDGGSLDQVLKEARRIPEEILGKVSIAVLRGLAYLREKHQIIHRDVKPSNILVNSRGEIKLCDFGVSGQLIDSMANSFVGTRSYMSPERLQGTHYSVQSDVWSMGLSLVELAIGRYPIPPPDAKELEGIFGRAVMDVGQAETHSTSARPRPPGRPVSGQGPVMAIFELLDYIVNEPPPKLPHGVFTPDFQDFVTKCLIKNPADRADLKMLTNHTFIKRSEVEEVDFAGWLCKMLPQTSTTDSCCF, encoded by the exons ATGGCTCCGAAAAAGAGACCGGAGCCCATAGTTATCACCGGAACCGGAGAAGCACAGACGACCTCTACATCCATCGACGCTGCGTCAGA AGCGAATCTCGAGGCCCTGCAGAAGAAGCTGGAAGAGCTGGATTTGGATGAGCAGCAGAAGAAACGCCTGGAAGCTTTCCTCACGCAGAAAGCCAATCTGGGCGAACTCAAAGATGACGATTTTCATCATATCTGTGAGCTGGGAGCTGGGAACGGAGGTGTGGTTAATAAAGTGTGCCACAAACCCTCTGGCCTCGTAATGGCCCGGAAG TTGATTCATCTGGAGATCAAGCCAGCCGTCAGACATCAGATCATCAGGGAGCTGCAGGTCCTGCACGAGTGTAACTCTCCATACATCGTGGGTTTCTACGGGGCGTTTTACAGCGACGGGGAGATTAGCATCTGTATGGAGAACATG GACGGAGGCTCTTTGGATCAGGTTCTGAAAGAGGCTCGCAGGATCCCAGAGGAGATCTTGGGAAAAGTCAGCATAGCT GTTTTAAGAGGACTGGCTTACCTTCGAGAAAAGCACCAGATTATTCACAGAG ATGTGAAACCTTCCAATATTCTGGTCAATTCCCGCGGAGAGATCAAACTGTGTGACTTCGGCGTGAGCGGGCAGCTCATCGACTCCATGGCCAACTCTTTTGTAGGAACACGCTCGTACATGTCG ccgGAGAGGTTGCAGGGCACTCATTACTCGGTGCAGTCAGACGTGTGGAGTATGGGTCTCTCTCTGGTGGAGCTGGCCATCGGCCGCTATCCCATTCCTCCACCCGACGCTAAGGAGCTGGAGGGCATCTTCGGCAGGGCAGTGATGGATGTTGGGCAGGCGGAGACACACAGTACGTCTGCTCGACCCAGACCCCCCGGCAGACCCGTCAGCG GTCAGGGGCCCGTCATGGCTATATTTGAGCTGCTGGATTATATAGTCAATGAG CCGCCTCCTAAACTCCCTCACGGCGTCTTCACTCCTGATTTCCAGGACTTTGTGACCAAATG TCTGATTAAAAACCCTGCGGATCGAGCGGACCTGAAGATGCTGACG AATCACACCTTTATTAAGCGCTCGGAGGTGGAGGAGGTGGACTTCGCTGGATGGTTGTGTAAAATG TTACCACAGACGTCAACTACAGACAGCTGTTGCTTTTAG
- the LOC109056402 gene encoding dual specificity mitogen-activated protein kinase kinase 2-like isoform X1 — MAPKKRPEPIVITGTGEAQTTSTSIDAASEANLEALQKKLEELDLDEQQKKRLEAFLTQKANLGELKDDDFHHICELGAGNGGVVNKVCHKPSGLVMARKLIHLEIKPAVRHQIIRELQVLHECNSPYIVGFYGAFYSDGEISICMENMDGGSLDQVLKEARRIPEEILGKVSIAVLRGLAYLREKHQIIHRDVKPSNILVNSRGEIKLCDFGVSGQLIDSMANSFVGTRSYMSPERLQGTHYSVQSDVWSMGLSLVELAIGRYPIPPPDAKELEGIFGRAVMDVGQAETHSTSARPRPPGRPVSGQGPVMAIFELLDYIVNEPPPKLPHGVFTPDFQDFVTKCLIKNPADRADLKMLTNHTFIKRSEVEEVDFAGWLCKMVGLNQPSTPTRLKPT; from the exons ATGGCTCCGAAAAAGAGACCGGAGCCCATAGTTATCACCGGAACCGGAGAAGCACAGACGACCTCTACATCCATCGACGCTGCGTCAGA AGCGAATCTCGAGGCCCTGCAGAAGAAGCTGGAAGAGCTGGATTTGGATGAGCAGCAGAAGAAACGCCTGGAAGCTTTCCTCACGCAGAAAGCCAATCTGGGCGAACTCAAAGATGACGATTTTCATCATATCTGTGAGCTGGGAGCTGGGAACGGAGGTGTGGTTAATAAAGTGTGCCACAAACCCTCTGGCCTCGTAATGGCCCGGAAG TTGATTCATCTGGAGATCAAGCCAGCCGTCAGACATCAGATCATCAGGGAGCTGCAGGTCCTGCACGAGTGTAACTCTCCATACATCGTGGGTTTCTACGGGGCGTTTTACAGCGACGGGGAGATTAGCATCTGTATGGAGAACATG GACGGAGGCTCTTTGGATCAGGTTCTGAAAGAGGCTCGCAGGATCCCAGAGGAGATCTTGGGAAAAGTCAGCATAGCT GTTTTAAGAGGACTGGCTTACCTTCGAGAAAAGCACCAGATTATTCACAGAG ATGTGAAACCTTCCAATATTCTGGTCAATTCCCGCGGAGAGATCAAACTGTGTGACTTCGGCGTGAGCGGGCAGCTCATCGACTCCATGGCCAACTCTTTTGTAGGAACACGCTCGTACATGTCG ccgGAGAGGTTGCAGGGCACTCATTACTCGGTGCAGTCAGACGTGTGGAGTATGGGTCTCTCTCTGGTGGAGCTGGCCATCGGCCGCTATCCCATTCCTCCACCCGACGCTAAGGAGCTGGAGGGCATCTTCGGCAGGGCAGTGATGGATGTTGGGCAGGCGGAGACACACAGTACGTCTGCTCGACCCAGACCCCCCGGCAGACCCGTCAGCG GTCAGGGGCCCGTCATGGCTATATTTGAGCTGCTGGATTATATAGTCAATGAG CCGCCTCCTAAACTCCCTCACGGCGTCTTCACTCCTGATTTCCAGGACTTTGTGACCAAATG TCTGATTAAAAACCCTGCGGATCGAGCGGACCTGAAGATGCTGACG AATCACACCTTTATTAAGCGCTCGGAGGTGGAGGAGGTGGACTTCGCTGGATGGTTGTGTAAAATGGTGGGGCTCAATCAGCCCAGCACACCCACCCGTTTAAAGcctacatga
- the pias4b gene encoding E3 SUMO-protein ligase PIAS4b isoform X1 has protein sequence MSTDVLEATVMLEALRVTELRLLLSQMGKSKSGLKKDLMKRVVDLLHNECNPELLSAVRELHKLRQVSKDARRSSKPSPVEIISMPACVSPENPQSPISVCTEPQMIKLPFYQTLDTILPPTPLVPMYEGAMQNSDFMFHLSVSQQAQIQNSKTSQSGLTSVQVVLRICYSESIGVEEDQYPPNISVLVNHANCLIECTYSSNKLGTEPSRPCRPIDLTPNLYLTFTNRLSVLWGNFGKSYTVAVYLVRLVSSQDLLDQLRRTAVEQQELCRRRVSEKLRSDPENEISTTGLQVSLICPLAKMRMSVPCRAQGCAHLQCFDASFYLQMNERKPRWTCPVCHRYAPFDELLIDSCCSSAVLCSLLCDVLESCGEDEEEIEYLSDSSWRATRHDKSDKNKERVQHQQIKHQVNCNPMGSVIVDLTQSSSDDEDFHKEETVSTHLEDKSVHFRKCGIVKTTKAKKSKNPGPKL, from the exons ATGTCCACAGATGTTTTGGAAGCCACA GTGATGTTGGAGGCCTTGCGTGTGACGGAGCTTCGTCTTCTGCTCTCCCAGATGGGCAAGAGTAAAAGCGGCCTGAAGAAGGATCTCATGAAGAGAGTCGTGGATCTGCTGCACAATGAGTGCAATCCTGAGCTTCTGTCTGCTGTCCGGGAGCTGCATAAACTCCGGCAGGTTTCCAAAGACGCCCGCAGGAGCTCAAAGCCCAGTCCTGTAGAAATCATCTCCATGCCGGCGTGTGTCTCGCCCGAGAATCCCCAGTCACCCATATCTGTCTGTACAGAACCACAGATGATCAAACTGCCCTTCTACCAGACGCTGGACACCATTCTGCCACCGACTCCTCTGG TGCCCATGTATGAAGGAGCCATGCAGAACTCAGATTTCATGTTTCATCTCAGTGTGAGTCAACAAGCTCAGATCCAGAACAGCAA GACGTCTCAGTCCGGTCTGACGTCTGTTCAAGTGGTGCTCAG GATTTGCTATAGTGAGAGCATCGGTGTTGAAGAAGATCAGTATCCACCAAACATCAGTGTTTTAGTTAATCACGCTAACTGTCTCATAGAG TGTACCTATTCATCCAATAAACTGGGGACTGAACCTTCTCGTCCGTGTCGACCGATCGACCTCACACCTAATCTGTACCTTACATTCACAAACCGACTCTCAGTGCTGTGGGGAAACTTCGGCAAG AGTTACACGGTGGCGGTGTATCTGGTGCGGCTCGTGTCGTCTCAGGATCTGTTGGATCAGCTCCGCAGAACCGCGGTGGAGCAGCAGGAGCTCTGCAGACGGAGAG tttctgAGAAGTTGCGCTCTGATCCAGAAAATGAGATTTCTACTACCGGCTTGCAAGTATCGCTAATTTGTCCA CTTGCAAAGATGCGTATGAGCGTTCCCTGTCGAGCTCAAGGCTGTGCTCACCTGCAGTGCTTCGATGCTTCCTTCTACCTGCAAATGAACGAGAGGAAGCCCAGGTGGACGTGTCCCGTGTGCCACAGATACGCTCCGTTTGATGAGCTGCTGATCGACAG TTGCTGTTCGTCTGCTGTTCTCTGCAGTTTGCTGTGTGATGTTTTGGAGAGCTGTggtgaggatgaggaggagattGAATATCTGTCTGACAGCAGCTGGAGAGCCACGAGACACGACAAAAGCGACAAAAACAAAGAACGTGTTCAGCATCAACAGATCAAACACC AGGTGAATTGTAACCCGATGGGCAGTGTTATCGTGGACCTGACTCAGTCTTCCTCCGACGATGAGGATTTCCACAAAGAAGAGACGGTTTCTACACATTTAGAAGACAAAAGTGTGCACTTCAGGAAATGTGGCATAGTTAAAACTACTAAAGCAAAAAAGTCGAAAAACCCAGGTCCAAAACTATAA
- the pias4b gene encoding E3 SUMO-protein ligase PIAS4b isoform X2: MSTDVLEATVMLEALRVTELRLLLSQMGKSKSGLKKDLMKRVVDLLHNECNPELLSAVRELHKLRQVSKDARRSSKPSPVEIISMPACVSPENPQSPISVCTEPQMIKLPFYQTLDTILPPTPLVPMYEGAMQNSDFMFHLSVSQQAQIQNSKTSQSGLTSVQVVLRICYSESIGVEEDQYPPNISVLVNHANCLIECTYSSNKLGTEPSRPCRPIDLTPNLYLTFTNRLSVLWGNFGKSYTVAVYLVRLVSSQDLLDQLRRTAVEQQELCRRRVSEKLRSDPENEISTTGLQVSLICPLAKMRMSVPCRAQGCAHLQCFDASFYLQMNERKPRWTCPVCHRYAPFDELLIDSLLCDVLESCGEDEEEIEYLSDSSWRATRHDKSDKNKERVQHQQIKHQVNCNPMGSVIVDLTQSSSDDEDFHKEETVSTHLEDKSVHFRKCGIVKTTKAKKSKNPGPKL; encoded by the exons ATGTCCACAGATGTTTTGGAAGCCACA GTGATGTTGGAGGCCTTGCGTGTGACGGAGCTTCGTCTTCTGCTCTCCCAGATGGGCAAGAGTAAAAGCGGCCTGAAGAAGGATCTCATGAAGAGAGTCGTGGATCTGCTGCACAATGAGTGCAATCCTGAGCTTCTGTCTGCTGTCCGGGAGCTGCATAAACTCCGGCAGGTTTCCAAAGACGCCCGCAGGAGCTCAAAGCCCAGTCCTGTAGAAATCATCTCCATGCCGGCGTGTGTCTCGCCCGAGAATCCCCAGTCACCCATATCTGTCTGTACAGAACCACAGATGATCAAACTGCCCTTCTACCAGACGCTGGACACCATTCTGCCACCGACTCCTCTGG TGCCCATGTATGAAGGAGCCATGCAGAACTCAGATTTCATGTTTCATCTCAGTGTGAGTCAACAAGCTCAGATCCAGAACAGCAA GACGTCTCAGTCCGGTCTGACGTCTGTTCAAGTGGTGCTCAG GATTTGCTATAGTGAGAGCATCGGTGTTGAAGAAGATCAGTATCCACCAAACATCAGTGTTTTAGTTAATCACGCTAACTGTCTCATAGAG TGTACCTATTCATCCAATAAACTGGGGACTGAACCTTCTCGTCCGTGTCGACCGATCGACCTCACACCTAATCTGTACCTTACATTCACAAACCGACTCTCAGTGCTGTGGGGAAACTTCGGCAAG AGTTACACGGTGGCGGTGTATCTGGTGCGGCTCGTGTCGTCTCAGGATCTGTTGGATCAGCTCCGCAGAACCGCGGTGGAGCAGCAGGAGCTCTGCAGACGGAGAG tttctgAGAAGTTGCGCTCTGATCCAGAAAATGAGATTTCTACTACCGGCTTGCAAGTATCGCTAATTTGTCCA CTTGCAAAGATGCGTATGAGCGTTCCCTGTCGAGCTCAAGGCTGTGCTCACCTGCAGTGCTTCGATGCTTCCTTCTACCTGCAAATGAACGAGAGGAAGCCCAGGTGGACGTGTCCCGTGTGCCACAGATACGCTCCGTTTGATGAGCTGCTGATCGACAG TTTGCTGTGTGATGTTTTGGAGAGCTGTggtgaggatgaggaggagattGAATATCTGTCTGACAGCAGCTGGAGAGCCACGAGACACGACAAAAGCGACAAAAACAAAGAACGTGTTCAGCATCAACAGATCAAACACC AGGTGAATTGTAACCCGATGGGCAGTGTTATCGTGGACCTGACTCAGTCTTCCTCCGACGATGAGGATTTCCACAAAGAAGAGACGGTTTCTACACATTTAGAAGACAAAAGTGTGCACTTCAGGAAATGTGGCATAGTTAAAACTACTAAAGCAAAAAAGTCGAAAAACCCAGGTCCAAAACTATAA